In one window of Diceros bicornis minor isolate mBicDic1 chromosome 7 unlocalized genomic scaffold, mDicBic1.mat.cur SUPER_7_unloc_2, whole genome shotgun sequence DNA:
- the LOC131402314 gene encoding ral guanine nucleotide dissociation stimulator-like isoform X1, giving the protein MLGDTPPVPQEPFQKVVPSQCLGSTWGKRNKPGNEHLAHTVQANIDHFRRVANLVITTCLGVPSMMAQDRVRVVERWIQVAQECEILKNFSSPRTVISSLQKTSICHLKNTWRKFPGGALHVCPPEGNPQRVQEKQQQQQGNEINLEKRTEEQLWHSLQGRGRRWKSETLWGEQFLAPPLVSYIEWKILVEVETHPVGAWVEGRMASRKTSWRRG; this is encoded by the exons atgctgggtgacactccccctgttccccaggagcctttccagaaggtggtgccctctcagtgtctgggctccacctggggcaagaggaacaagcccggcaatgagcacctggcacacaccgtccagGCCaatatcgaccacttcagaagggtggccaacctcgtcatcaccacctgccttggggtcccgagcatgatggcccaggacagggtgagggtggtggagcgctggatccaggtggcccag gagtgcgagatcctgaagaacttctcctcgccccgcactgtcatctcttctctgcagaaaacatccatatgccacctgaagaacacatggaggaagtttcctg gaggggccctccacgtttgccccccggagggcaacccccagagagtgcaggagaagcagcagcagcagcag gggaatgagatcaaccttgagaagaggactgaggagcagctgtggcactccttgcaggggaggggaaggaggtggaaatcagagaccctctggggagaacagtttctggctccaccccttgtatcttacattgagtggaagattttggtagaagtcgagacccatccagttggcgcgtgggttgaagggaggatggcatcaaggaaaacttcttggaggaggggctga
- the LOC131402314 gene encoding ral guanine nucleotide dissociation stimulator-like 2 isoform X2 yields the protein MLGDTPPVPQEPFQKVVPSQCLGSTWGKRNKPGNEHLAHTVQANIDHFRRVANLVITTCLGVPSMMAQDRECEILKNFSSPRTVISSLQKTSICHLKNTWRKFPGGALHVCPPEGNPQRVQEKQQQQQGNEINLEKRTEEQLWHSLQGRGRRWKSETLWGEQFLAPPLVSYIEWKILVEVETHPVGAWVEGRMASRKTSWRRG from the exons atgctgggtgacactccccctgttccccaggagcctttccagaaggtggtgccctctcagtgtctgggctccacctggggcaagaggaacaagcccggcaatgagcacctggcacacaccgtccagGCCaatatcgaccacttcagaagggtggccaacctcgtcatcaccacctgccttggggtcccgagcatgatggcccaggacagg gagtgcgagatcctgaagaacttctcctcgccccgcactgtcatctcttctctgcagaaaacatccatatgccacctgaagaacacatggaggaagtttcctg gaggggccctccacgtttgccccccggagggcaacccccagagagtgcaggagaagcagcagcagcagcag gggaatgagatcaaccttgagaagaggactgaggagcagctgtggcactccttgcaggggaggggaaggaggtggaaatcagagaccctctggggagaacagtttctggctccaccccttgtatcttacattgagtggaagattttggtagaagtcgagacccatccagttggcgcgtgggttgaagggaggatggcatcaaggaaaacttcttggaggaggggctga
- the LOC131402314 gene encoding ral guanine nucleotide dissociation stimulator-like isoform X3: protein MLGDTPPVPQEPFQKVVPSQCLGSTWGKRNKPGNEHLAHTVQANIDHFRRVANLVITTCLGVPSMMAQDRVRVVERWIQVAQECEILKNFSSPRTVISSLQKTSICHLKNTWRKFPGGALHVCPPEGNPQRVQEKQQQQQGVVPYLGTFLGELLMLHLAMGDYLEVDKSEDQAGRTRILSLGMREPPH, encoded by the exons atgctgggtgacactccccctgttccccaggagcctttccagaaggtggtgccctctcagtgtctgggctccacctggggcaagaggaacaagcccggcaatgagcacctggcacacaccgtccagGCCaatatcgaccacttcagaagggtggccaacctcgtcatcaccacctgccttggggtcccgagcatgatggcccaggacagggtgagggtggtggagcgctggatccaggtggcccag gagtgcgagatcctgaagaacttctcctcgccccgcactgtcatctcttctctgcagaaaacatccatatgccacctgaagaacacatggaggaagtttcctg gaggggccctccacgtttgccccccggagggcaacccccagagagtgcaggagaagcagcagcagcagcag ggtgttgtcccctatcttggcactttcctcggtgaactgctgatgctgcacctggcgatgggtgattatctcgaagtGGATAAATCTGAGGACCaagcaggaaggaccaggatcctgagcctggggatgcgtgagcccccgcactga
- the LOC131402314 gene encoding ral guanine nucleotide dissociation stimulator-like isoform X6: MLGDTPPVPQEPFQKVVPSQCLGSTWGKRNKPGNEHLAHTVQANIDHFRRVANLVITTCLGVPSMMAQDRVRVVERWIQVAQECEILKNFSSPRTVISSLQKTSICHLKNTWRKFPGGALHVCPPEGNPQRVQEKQQQQQNTES; the protein is encoded by the exons atgctgggtgacactccccctgttccccaggagcctttccagaaggtggtgccctctcagtgtctgggctccacctggggcaagaggaacaagcccggcaatgagcacctggcacacaccgtccagGCCaatatcgaccacttcagaagggtggccaacctcgtcatcaccacctgccttggggtcccgagcatgatggcccaggacagggtgagggtggtggagcgctggatccaggtggcccag gagtgcgagatcctgaagaacttctcctcgccccgcactgtcatctcttctctgcagaaaacatccatatgccacctgaagaacacatggaggaagtttcctg gaggggccctccacgtttgccccccggagggcaacccccagagagtgcaggagaagcagcagcagcagcag aacaccgagtcatga
- the LOC131402314 gene encoding ral guanine nucleotide dissociation stimulator-like isoform X5, translated as MLGDTPPVPQEPFQKVVPSQCLGSTWGKRNKPGNEHLAHTVQANIDHFRRVANLVITTCLGVPSMMAQDRVRVVERWIQVAQECEILKNFSSPRTVISSLQKTSICHLKNTWRKFPGGALHVCPPEGNPQRVQEKQQQQQVKHQG; from the exons atgctgggtgacactccccctgttccccaggagcctttccagaaggtggtgccctctcagtgtctgggctccacctggggcaagaggaacaagcccggcaatgagcacctggcacacaccgtccagGCCaatatcgaccacttcagaagggtggccaacctcgtcatcaccacctgccttggggtcccgagcatgatggcccaggacagggtgagggtggtggagcgctggatccaggtggcccag gagtgcgagatcctgaagaacttctcctcgccccgcactgtcatctcttctctgcagaaaacatccatatgccacctgaagaacacatggaggaagtttcctg gaggggccctccacgtttgccccccggagggcaacccccagagagtgcaggagaagcagcagcagcagcag